From Hartmannibacter diazotrophicus, a single genomic window includes:
- a CDS encoding ABC transporter permease, which produces MQDFAHEFAQAFGLILSGDAELWAIVGLSLRVSLFAVFLAALFGMPIGALLAVGRFPGRGIAILLLNAMMGLPPVVVGLGVYLMLSNAGPLGVLHLLYTPTAMIIAQFILVTPILAALTRQVITDLDAEYAEQLRSFGISRLSSVPTLLWDARQSLLTALLAGFGRAIAEVGAVIIVGGNINHVTRVMTTTIALETSKGNLSLAMALGAILILLAITINALLSIIGASTSEAAHA; this is translated from the coding sequence ATGCAGGATTTTGCACACGAATTTGCGCAAGCCTTTGGTTTGATCCTTTCCGGGGACGCCGAACTCTGGGCCATCGTCGGCTTGTCCTTGCGGGTGTCGCTGTTTGCCGTCTTTCTGGCGGCGCTTTTCGGCATGCCAATTGGCGCGCTGCTGGCGGTCGGACGTTTCCCCGGTCGCGGGATCGCGATTCTGCTCCTCAACGCCATGATGGGGCTGCCGCCTGTGGTTGTGGGCCTGGGCGTCTATCTGATGCTCTCGAACGCCGGGCCGCTCGGCGTTCTGCATCTGCTCTACACACCGACTGCAATGATCATCGCGCAGTTCATTCTGGTAACGCCGATCCTGGCGGCGCTGACGCGGCAGGTCATAACGGACCTCGACGCCGAATACGCCGAACAGCTTCGCTCCTTCGGGATTTCCCGCCTGTCGTCGGTGCCGACCCTGCTTTGGGACGCCCGTCAGAGCCTGCTGACCGCCTTGCTGGCCGGGTTCGGCCGCGCAATCGCGGAAGTCGGCGCCGTGATCATCGTCGGCGGCAACATCAATCACGTGACCCGCGTCATGACGACGACCATCGCGCTCGAGACCTCGAAGGGCAATCTCTCGCTCGCCATGGCTCTCGGGGCGATCCTGATTCTCCTGGCCATCACCATCAACGCCCTGCTCAGCATCATCGGCGCGTCGACCTCCGAGGCCGCCCATGCTTGA
- a CDS encoding ATP-binding cassette domain-containing protein, whose amino-acid sequence MLDRRLADASPDEPPAVGVSQAATDRRAVGGTTSLPIVMTDVSYSAGGRDLVRIEGLRIEAGEPTVILGPNGAGKSLTLRLMHGLLETQSGSVAYGGEPMSAAIRLRQAMVFQRPVVLRRSVAANVDFALKACGVGWRDRKRRIADLLALGDLADKARQRARSLSGGEQQRLALVRAIACRPEVLFLDEPTSSLDPTSTRKIEDLIQGVVAVGTKVVMVTHDMGQARRIAGDIVFLSRGRVAERSPADDFFDRPASKVAEAFLAGELVE is encoded by the coding sequence ATGCTTGATCGCCGCCTGGCCGATGCATCGCCGGACGAGCCGCCGGCTGTCGGCGTTTCTCAGGCCGCAACGGATCGCCGCGCGGTCGGTGGAACGACCAGCCTGCCCATCGTCATGACCGACGTGTCCTATTCGGCCGGAGGGCGTGACCTCGTGCGGATCGAGGGCCTCCGGATCGAGGCAGGTGAGCCGACCGTCATTCTGGGACCGAACGGGGCGGGCAAGAGCCTGACGCTTCGCCTGATGCATGGGCTTCTCGAGACTCAATCGGGAAGCGTCGCCTATGGCGGCGAGCCAATGTCGGCGGCGATCCGGCTGCGCCAGGCGATGGTGTTTCAGCGGCCCGTGGTCCTGCGCCGCTCCGTTGCGGCGAATGTCGACTTCGCGCTCAAGGCCTGCGGGGTCGGCTGGCGCGATCGCAAGCGCAGGATTGCAGATCTTCTGGCGCTGGGCGATCTGGCGGACAAGGCGCGCCAGCGTGCGCGCTCGCTTTCCGGCGGGGAGCAGCAGCGCCTGGCGCTCGTTCGGGCCATCGCCTGCCGGCCCGAGGTTCTCTTTCTCGACGAGCCGACCTCCAGCCTCGACCCCACGTCGACCCGCAAGATCGAGGATCTCATCCAAGGCGTCGTCGCGGTGGGCACCAAGGTGGTCATGGTCACCCACGACATGGGTCAGGCGCGCCGGATCGCCGGCGACATTGTCTTTCTGAGCCGGGGCCGCGTCGCCGAACGTTCGCCGGCCGACGACTTCTTCGACCGTCCCGCTTCCAAGGTGGCCGAGGCCTTCCTTGCCGGCGAACTGGTGGAATAA
- a CDS encoding substrate-binding domain-containing protein, whose translation MGTGTLLVAGLLIGSATQQAFAEDPFIVVQSTTSTQNSGLFDYMLPIFKEKAGIDVRVVAVGTGQAIKNAGNCDGDVLFVHAKSAEEKFVASGGALKRSDVMYNDFVIVGPPSDPAGVAGSKDVVAAMKKIAETKSPFASRGDDSGTNKAEMQLWKAADIDAKSSSGDWYRETGSGMGATLNTGTAMGAYVLTDRATWISFGNKGDYKIAVEGDPKLFNQYGVMLVNPEKCTSVKAKEGQAFIDWLLSKDGQDTIAGYKIDGQQLFFPNAAAVNG comes from the coding sequence ATGGGAACGGGGACGCTTCTCGTCGCCGGCCTCCTCATCGGATCGGCGACCCAGCAGGCGTTCGCGGAAGATCCCTTCATCGTCGTGCAGTCCACGACCTCGACGCAGAACTCCGGCCTGTTCGACTACATGCTGCCGATCTTCAAGGAAAAGGCCGGCATCGACGTGCGCGTCGTGGCGGTCGGCACCGGGCAGGCGATCAAGAATGCGGGCAACTGCGACGGCGACGTGCTGTTCGTCCATGCCAAGTCGGCCGAGGAGAAGTTCGTCGCCTCCGGCGGCGCGTTGAAGCGCTCCGACGTGATGTACAACGACTTCGTCATCGTCGGCCCGCCGAGCGACCCGGCTGGTGTCGCCGGCTCCAAGGATGTCGTGGCTGCGATGAAGAAGATCGCCGAGACCAAGTCGCCCTTCGCCTCGCGCGGTGACGATTCCGGCACCAACAAGGCCGAAATGCAGCTCTGGAAGGCCGCCGACATCGATGCGAAATCCTCCTCGGGCGACTGGTATCGCGAGACCGGTTCGGGCATGGGTGCGACCCTCAACACCGGCACCGCGATGGGCGCCTATGTCCTGACCGACCGCGCGACCTGGATCTCCTTCGGCAACAAGGGCGACTACAAGATCGCCGTCGAGGGCGACCCGAAGCTCTTCAACCAGTATGGCGTCATGCTGGTGAACCCGGAGAAGTGCACGTCCGTGAAGGCAAAGGAAGGCCAGGCCTTCATCGACTGGCTGCTGTCCAAGGATGGCCAGGACACCATCGCCGGCTACAAGATCGACGGCCAGCAGCTCTTCTTCCCGAACGCGGCGGCCGTGAACGGCTGA
- a CDS encoding helix-turn-helix transcriptional regulator produces the protein MTASEFDYLTTKELADLLRIKERKVYDLAANGEVPCARVVGKLLFPRTDIEAWIASSRSGPVPAKTLPPEILAGSHDPLLEWALRESGSGLAAFFDGSLDGLDRLARGAALTAGMHVPDGEDGWNIGFVRGALGDQPVVLIEFAKRQRGLIVAQGNPHSVSGLADIKTLRVARRQPTSGSQHLIEALLRSAGLDPDTLAGPPTPARTETDAALMILDGKADAIIGLPALAAQYHLDFVPLVEERFDLLVWRRAYFEKPFQDLLAFFRSESFLQRAAEMPGYDVSGLGTVHFNGAS, from the coding sequence ATGACGGCAAGCGAATTCGACTACCTGACGACCAAGGAACTTGCCGACCTCCTCCGCATCAAGGAACGCAAGGTCTACGATCTGGCGGCGAACGGCGAAGTGCCCTGCGCGCGGGTCGTGGGAAAGCTGCTTTTTCCGCGCACAGACATCGAAGCCTGGATCGCCTCGTCGCGGTCGGGTCCGGTGCCGGCCAAGACGCTGCCGCCGGAGATTCTGGCCGGCAGCCACGACCCGCTGCTGGAATGGGCGCTGAGGGAATCCGGCTCGGGCCTTGCCGCCTTCTTCGACGGCAGTCTCGATGGTCTCGACCGGCTGGCGCGGGGCGCCGCCCTGACCGCTGGCATGCATGTGCCGGACGGCGAGGACGGATGGAATATCGGCTTCGTGCGCGGCGCCCTCGGCGACCAGCCGGTAGTGCTGATCGAATTCGCCAAGCGTCAGCGCGGGTTGATCGTCGCTCAGGGCAACCCGCACAGTGTCTCGGGACTTGCTGATATCAAGACGCTAAGGGTCGCCCGCCGGCAACCGACCTCCGGCAGCCAGCATCTGATCGAAGCCCTGCTGCGCTCGGCCGGCCTCGATCCGGACACGCTTGCGGGTCCGCCCACCCCGGCACGCACCGAGACCGACGCCGCGCTCATGATTCTGGACGGCAAGGCGGACGCCATCATCGGGCTTCCGGCGCTTGCCGCCCAGTACCACCTCGATTTCGTGCCCCTTGTCGAGGAGCGTTTCGATCTTCTCGTCTGGCGCCGGGCCTATTTCGAGAAGCCGTTCCAGGATCTTCTGGCGTTTTTCCGCTCTGAGTCCTTCCTGCAGCGTGCGGCCGAAATGCCCGGCTATGACGTCAGCGGTCTCGGCACGGTGCATTTCAACGGGGCGTCCTAG
- the glp gene encoding gephyrin-like molybdotransferase Glp translates to MAQLTDDCFAFGGPMLGVEEAQQLLAERLSPVDGTERLPLMEADGRILAHDLVAPQSLPPFTNSAVDGYAIGGDDLPSDAEGIFRVAGRLQAGADAGLEVSRGEAVRIFTGAAMPKGADTVFMQEDVRVADDGTVALPAGLKPGANVRPAGEDIVEGERILAAGHLLRPQDVALAAALGLTGLEVRRRLKVAVFSTGNEIVAPGQPRLPSQLYDSNRYMLAAMLKRLGCSVSDLGILPDDADIIAETLRQAASGRDLILTSGGVSAGEADLVRTAVDRIGRLHFWRVAIKPGRPVAMGTIDGAAFMGLPGNPVASFVTFAHLVRSAVAALSGALPPAPIALPVRADFSYKKKAGRREYVRVHLDRSSEGKASVRKFRKEGAGMMSSLTQTDGLVELGEDIDAVRPGDQVRFFPYSSLF, encoded by the coding sequence ATGGCGCAGCTAACGGATGACTGCTTTGCTTTTGGCGGCCCGATGCTCGGTGTCGAGGAGGCCCAGCAGTTGCTTGCCGAGCGCCTTTCGCCCGTCGACGGAACGGAGCGTCTGCCGCTCATGGAGGCCGACGGCCGCATTCTCGCCCACGACCTTGTCGCGCCCCAGTCGCTGCCGCCCTTCACCAACTCCGCCGTCGACGGCTACGCGATCGGGGGCGATGACCTTCCGTCGGACGCCGAAGGCATCTTCCGTGTCGCCGGACGTCTGCAGGCCGGCGCCGACGCAGGCCTTGAGGTTTCGCGCGGCGAAGCGGTGCGCATCTTCACCGGCGCCGCCATGCCCAAGGGGGCCGACACGGTCTTCATGCAGGAGGATGTGCGCGTTGCCGACGACGGCACGGTGGCGCTGCCGGCCGGCCTGAAGCCTGGCGCCAATGTCCGTCCGGCCGGCGAAGACATCGTTGAGGGGGAAAGGATCCTTGCCGCAGGCCACCTGCTCCGCCCGCAGGATGTCGCGCTCGCCGCAGCGCTCGGCCTGACAGGCCTTGAGGTTCGTCGCCGCCTCAAAGTCGCGGTGTTTTCGACCGGCAATGAGATTGTCGCGCCGGGTCAACCACGCCTGCCCTCGCAGCTCTACGATTCCAACCGCTACATGCTGGCGGCCATGCTGAAGCGGCTCGGCTGCAGCGTCAGCGATCTCGGCATTCTGCCGGACGATGCCGACATCATCGCCGAAACGCTGAGGCAAGCGGCCAGCGGGCGCGACCTCATCCTGACCTCCGGCGGCGTTTCTGCCGGCGAGGCCGATCTCGTCCGGACGGCCGTCGACCGGATTGGCCGGCTCCATTTCTGGCGCGTGGCGATCAAACCCGGCCGGCCCGTGGCGATGGGAACGATCGACGGTGCGGCCTTCATGGGCCTGCCCGGCAATCCGGTCGCAAGCTTCGTCACCTTCGCCCATCTCGTGCGCTCGGCCGTTGCCGCGCTTTCCGGCGCGTTGCCGCCTGCCCCGATTGCCCTGCCGGTGCGCGCCGACTTTTCCTACAAGAAGAAGGCCGGCCGCCGCGAATATGTTCGTGTCCATCTCGACAGATCGTCCGAGGGGAAAGCGAGCGTGCGGAAGTTTCGCAAGGAAGGCGCCGGTATGATGTCCTCATTGACCCAGACCGACGGACTTGTCGAACTCGGCGAGGACATCGACGCCGTTCGCCCTGGCGACCAGGTTCGCTTCTTTCCCTATTCCAGTCTTTTCTGA